A genomic segment from Nicotiana tabacum cultivar K326 chromosome 7, ASM71507v2, whole genome shotgun sequence encodes:
- the LOC107822954 gene encoding protein ECERIFERUM 26-like — MLCNQEDHTYSQQTSPLLLSSILQLLLSNGKKPTNQNYPKKRKKKLFQKMVSSKSEAGLIYNIKFSSVGPANVTGQDVVYEPSNIDVAMKLHYLRGIYYFNSQAFQDVTIYQVKEPIFLCFNHFYMTAGRFRRAESGRPYIKCNDCGARFIEAQCDKTLEEWLEMKDASLEKLLVSNQVLGPELAFSPPILIQQTKFKCGGVSLGLSWAHVLGDVFSATEFINFLGKVVVGYQPARPNNLAHSLTKANSTQTLQKIVEDPLSIKRVGPVEDHWIANNSCKMESFSIQVTASKLSQIQSRTEIKGPFESLCAIIWQSISKIRDGPEPKVVTICKKSEEKKEGLVGNNQVIGVVKVDHSIREANPSELARLIKDEIIDERLKIDEAIENDHGVSDVVVYGANLTFVNMEGADLYGFDWKGHKPMNVSYLIDGVGDAGTVVVLPAGPNDSSKDGDEGRIVTMTLPEDEIMKLKFELNKEWSIA; from the exons ATGCTTTGTAATCAAGAAGATCACACATACAGTCAACAAACTTCCCCCTTACTATTATCTTCAAtccttcaacttcttctttcCAACGGAAAAAAACCAACCAATCAAAATTAccccaaaaagagaaaaaaaaaattatttcaaaaaatggTGTCTTCAAAATCAGAAGCTGGTCTAATTTACAACATCAAGTTTTCCTCAGTTGGACCAGCAAATGTAACAGGACAAGATGTAGTTTATGAGCCAAGCAATATTGATGTAGCCATGAAATTACACTATTTGAGAGGGATTTATTACTTTAATAGCCAAGCATTTCAAGATGTAACCATATATCAAGTTAAGGAGccaatatttttatgttttaaccatttttatatgACAGCTGGTAGGTTTAGGAGAGCAGAATCTGGGAGGCCATATATCAAATGCAATGATTGTGGAGCTAGGTTTATTGAAGCACAATGTGATAAGACTTTGGAAGAATGGCTAGAAATGAAAGATGCTTCTCTTGAGAAATTACTTGTTTCTAATCAAGTTCTTGGTCCTGAGTTGGCTTTCTCCCCTCCAATCCTCATACAG caaacaaaattcaaatgtgGAGGAGTTTCATTGGGCCTAAGTTGGGCCCATGTACTTGGAGACGTATTCTCAGCCACTGAATTTAttaactttttgggaaaagtagtTGTTGGATACCAACCAGCCCGGCCCAATAACTTGGCCCATTCATTGACCAAAGCAAACTCAACCCAAACCCTGCAAAAGATTGTGGAGGATCCACTTTCAATAAAACGGGTCGGCCCAGTTGAAGATCATTGGATTGCCAACAATAGTTGCAAAATGGAGTCATTTTCAATCCAAGTTACTGCCTCCAAATTGAGCCAAATACAATCAAGAACAGAAATTAAAGGCCCATTTGAATCACTATGTGCTATTATTTGGCAGTCCATTTCTAAAATTAGAGATGGGCCTGAGCCCAAAGTTGTGACCATTTGTAAAAAGagtgaagaaaagaaagaaggcctTGTAGGAAACAATCAAGTCATTGGTGTGGTAAAGGTTGATCACTCAATTAGAGAAGCTAATCCTAGTGAATTAGCAAGGTTGATTAAAGATGAGATCATCGACGAGCGATTAAAGATCGATGAAGCCATCGAGAACGATCATGGAGTATCGGATGTGGTTGTTTACGGAGCAAATTTGACTTTCGTGAACATGGAAGGTGCTGATCTCTATGGATTCGACTGGAAGGGACACAAACCGATGAATGTAAGTTACCTTATCGATGGAGTTGGCGATGCAGGGACCGTCGTGGTGCTTCCGGCCGGGCCCAATGATTCTAGCAAGGATGGTGATGAAGGAAGGATTGTGACCATGACTTTGCCCGAGGATGAGATAATGAAGTTGAAATTTGAGCTAAACAAGGAATGGTCTATTGCTTGA